Proteins encoded together in one Triticum dicoccoides isolate Atlit2015 ecotype Zavitan chromosome 7B, WEW_v2.0, whole genome shotgun sequence window:
- the LOC119341921 gene encoding ribosomal RNA small subunit methyltransferase nep-1-like, translating to MGRRYSAKGKKKRKLEDGATSRDDDAAELPPPEDDEGKVEEDVTEEDETVEVVAEGIPVLPRPVDGRKRPRAIFVLERACLEVGKVGKTMQILNSDDHANYLRKHNRNPADYRPDIIYQALLAIFDSPLTKAGRLQAVYVRTEKGVLFEVKPNVRLPRTPKGFCGLMSQLLQKLSITALGRREKLLNLIKNPVTQYLPVGSRKIGLSYSADKSVELNDYVAECSDDEALVFVVGAMAHGKIDNEYTDEYIRISSHPLSAASCLARICTALEQKWNIQ from the exons ATGGGGCGGCGGTACTCAGCGAAgggaaagaagaagaggaagctcgAAGACGGCGCGACGTCCCGTGACGACGACGCAGCGGAGTTACCACCACCGGAGGACGACGAAGGGAAGGTAGAGGAGGATGTGACGGAGGAGGACGAGACCGTGGAGGTCGTAGCGGAGGGGATTCCCGTCCTGCCCCGGCCGGTAGATGGGAGGAAGCGGCCCAGGGCGATCTTCGTGCTCGAGAGGGCCTGCCTGGAGGTCGGCAAAGTCGGCAAG ACTATGCAAATCTTGAACTCGGACGATCATGCGAATTATTTGAGGAAGCACAATCGGAATCCTGCTGATTATAGGCCTGATATCATTTACCAG GCTCTATTGGCAATATTTGATAGCCCTCTAACTAAGGCTGGGAGGTTACAAGCTGTTTATGTAAGGACTGAAAAGGGGGTGTTATTTGAGGTCAAGCCGAATGTTCGCTTGCCACGCACGCCCAAAGGTTTTTGTGGGTTGATGT CACAGTTATTGCAAAAGTTGAGCATTACTGCTCTTGGGAGGCGTGAGAAGCTGCTTAATCTTATTAAAAATCCTGTTACCCAGTATCTACCTGTTGGCTCACGGAAGATAG GCCTTTCATATAGCGCCGATAAGTCAGTTGAACTGAATGACTATGTTGCTGAATGCAGTGATGATGAAGCCCTTGTGTTTGTG GTTGGTGCCATGGCTCATGGAAAGATTGACAATGAATACACAGATGAGTACATACGGA TTTCCAGCCACCCACTCAGTGCTGCCAGCTGTTTAGCTAGAATATGCACCGCTCTGGAGCAGAAGTGGAACATCCAGTGA
- the LOC119340296 gene encoding G-type lectin S-receptor-like serine/threonine-protein kinase At2g19130: protein MSLITATFMALALCFAPGVGAAATVSARRPLRGYDTLVSAQGKFELGLFSPAGSSGDRFYLGIWYKNIPVQTVGWVGNRVSPLSSVATAELRVSADDGNLELVGLTAASSSPVVVWSSNLSSSSLSSSPGSNTAEIRDDGNLVLVDGGNSSNVLWQSFDHPTDTHMSGAWLGENKLTGEYQALTSWRNAQDPAPGMFTDTVNSNGTSEFVFMWNRSSTYYRTGVWTGSFFKNIPETARGNVLFNQTYIETPAYRRLTNILYNNETITRLVLDVTGQARQYVWVESWQLFWTAPIVQCDVYALCGAFGVCDQRSEQPCRCPPGFAPASEADWKLSDWSDGCRRSSPLTCSRNGSTTDGFLELPDVKLPDDSLAVGTAQSKAECESACQKSCSCQAYAFSNGGCAVWHGDLRNVQQLYADSGVSGSDLYLRLSATGLRDLHSVDRKKGENHWLVLGMTMVGVLALGASLILAWRILGARRRRLASMANENSLTVYSYGDLRAATKNFSERLGGGGFGSVYRGVLKQQVQVAVKKLETLGRQGDKQFRTEVSTLGLIQHVNLVRLLGFCSLGDEKMLVYEYMPRGSLDRYLFGGGASLSWRERYSIMIGVARGLAYLHHGCRECIVHCDIKPENILLDEDMSPRIADFGMAKLVGRDFSRALTTMRGTIGYLAPEWISGQPISAMVDVYSFGMVLFELISGRRNSEGYSEVEATGTMERGSSTFFPVWAAGKVVEGEVSVVADRRLYGDVRLEELERACRVACWCIQGEEVQRPTMAQVVRVLEGAVQVHASPVPRALQHLVTLT from the coding sequence ATGTCACTGATCACAGCCACTTTCATGGCCCTTGCCTTGTGCTTCGCCCCTGGAGTGGGTGCAGCCGCGACGGTCTCGGCGCGGCGTCCGCTGCGGGGCTATGACACGCTCGTCTCCGCACAGGGCAAGTTCGAGCTCGGCCTCTTCAGCCCTGCTGGCAGCTCCGGCGACAGGTTCTACCTCGGGATCTGGTACAAGAACATCCCCGTTCAGACCGTCGGCTGGGTCGGCAACCGCGTGTCTCCCCTGTCCAGCGTCGCCACCGCCGAGCTCCGGGTGTCCGCTGACGACGGCAACCTCGAGCTGGTTGGTCTCACCGCCGCCTCGTCCTCGCCCGTCGTCGTGTGGTCTTCAAACCTGTCGTCTTCGTCTCTGTCATCGTCGCCGGGCTCGAACACCGCGGAGATCCGCGACGACGGCAACCTTGTCCTTGTCGACGGCGGCAATTCCTCCAACGTGCTGTGGCAGAGCTTCGACCACCCGACGGACACGCACATGTCGGGAGCGTGGCTGGGCGAGAACAAGCTCACCGGCGAGTACCAAGCGTTGACGTCGTGGCGGAACGCCCAGGACCCTGCGCCGGGGATGTTCACCGACACGGTGAACTCCAATGGCACCAGCGAGTTCGTCTTCATGTGGAACCGGTCCAGTACGTATTATCGGACCGGCGTTTGGACGGGGAGCTTCTTCAAGAACATACCGGAGACGGCGAGGGGGAACGTCCTGTTCAACCAGACGTACATCGAGACGCCGGCGTACCGGCGCCTCACCAATATCCTCTATAACAACGAGACCATCACGCGCTTGGTGCTTGATGTCACCGGACAGGCGAGGCAGTACGTCTGGGTCGAGAGCTGGCAACTGTTCTGGACAGCGCCCATCGTGCAGTGCGATGTGTACGCGCTCTGTGGTGCATTCGGCGTTTGCGACCAGAGGAGCGAGCAGCCTTGCCGGTGCCCGCCCGGGTTTGCTCCGGCGTCGGAGGCGGACTGGAAGCTCAGCGACTGGAGCGATGGCTGCCGTCGGAGCTCGCCGCTCACGTGCTCACGCAACGGGTCGACCACCGACGGGTTCCTAGAGCTGCCGGACGTGAAGCTCCCCGATGACTCGCTCGCCGTGGGCACGGCCCAGAGCAAAGCAGAGTGTGAGTCTGCTTGTCAGAAGAGCTGCTCTTGCCAGGCCTACGCTTTCTCCAACGGGGGTTGCGCTGTATGGCACGGAGACCTCCGCAACGTTCAGCAGCTCTACGCGGACTCCGGCGTCTCCGGGTCAGACCTGTATCTCCGGCTCTCGGCAACAGGATTGCGAGACCTCCACAGCGTAGACCGGAAGAAAGGGGAGAATCATTGGCTTGTTCTTGGCATGACAATGGTCGGTGTTCTGGCATTGGGAGCATCGTTAATACTGGCCTGGAGGATTCTTGGTGCCCGGAGGAGGCGACTGGCCAGCATGGCCAACGAGAACTCGTTGACGGTGTACAGCTACGGCGACCTCCGTGCCGCCACCAAGAACTTTTCGGAGCGACTCGGCGGCGGTGGCTTCGGCTCGGTGTACCGCGGTGTCCTCAAGCAGCAAGTCCAAGTTGCAGTGAAGAAGCTGGAAACTCTTGGGCGGCAGGGCGACAAGCAATTCCGGACTGAGGTGAGCACGCTGGGGCTCATCCAGCACGTGAATCTCGTCCGGCTCCTCGGCTTCTGCTCGTTGGGCGACGAGAAAATGCTCGTGTACGAATACATGCCCCGGGGCTCCCTCGACCGCTACCTCTTCGGCGGTGGCGCGAGCCTGAGCTGGCGGGAACGGTACAGCATCATGATCGGCGTGGCGAGAGGGCTAGCCTACCTGCACCATGGCTGTCGCGAGTGCATCGTACACTGCGACATCAAGCCGGAGAACATCCTGCTGGACGAGGACATGTCGCCGAGGATCGCCGACTTCGGGATGGCGAAGCTGGTAGGGAGGGACTTCAGCCGCGCGCTGACGACGATGCGGGGCACCATCGGGTACCTCGCGCCGGAGTGGATCTCCGGGCAGCCCATCAGCGCCATGGTGGACGTGTATAGCTTTGGGATGGTGCTCTTCGAGCTCATCTCTGGACGGCGCAACTCCGAGGGATACAGCGAGGTCGAGGCGACAGGGACCATGGAGCGTGGGTCGTCGACCTTCTTCCCAGTGTGGGCCGCGGGGAAGGTCGTGGAAGGGGAAGTGAGCGTCGTGGCTGACCGGCGGCTGTACGGCGACGTGAGGCTGGAGGAGTTGGAGCGGGCGTGCAGGGTGGCGTGTTGGTGCATCCAGGGCGAGGAGGTGCAGCGCCCGACCATGGCGCAGGTCGTGCGGGTGCTGGAGGGCGCCGTCCAGGTGCACGCGTCGCCGGTGCCGCGGGCGCTGCAGCACCTCGTCACGCTCACGTAA